In a single window of the Micromonospora sp. WMMD1155 genome:
- a CDS encoding DUF6401 family natural product biosynthesis protein — protein MRVPFTRVASRTAVDSARYTLAALTVSVGTVGLAAAAARPGLLALVDQHAAAVRDSLDGDRRPLSEAMLAGYAEGVRTAALEHGWTPPAGPVDWSHPEWLLTRLLAVCALARSLDRA, from the coding sequence ATGCGTGTGCCGTTCACCCGGGTCGCCTCCCGTACCGCCGTCGACTCGGCGCGGTACACCCTGGCCGCCCTCACCGTCTCCGTGGGCACCGTCGGCCTCGCCGCCGCTGCCGCGCGACCGGGGCTGCTCGCCCTCGTCGACCAGCACGCGGCCGCCGTGCGGGACAGTCTCGACGGGGACCGCCGACCGCTGAGCGAGGCGATGCTCGCCGGCTACGCCGAGGGGGTCCGCACGGCCGCCCTGGAGCACGGGTGGACGCCACCGGCCGGGCCGGTGGACTGGAGCCACCCGGAGTGGCTGCTCACCCGACTACTCGCGGTCTGCGCGTTGGCCCGCTCGCTCGACCGGGCCTGA